In Blattabacterium cuenoti, the following proteins share a genomic window:
- a CDS encoding dihydrofolate reductase, whose amino-acid sequence MKIVLIAAVSKNGFIGKNNQLMWHLPNDLKRFKNLTTGETVLMGRKTFESIGKILPERKNIILTRNKINLLYLRNQKNIRIISSIKQIEYLTYKKIFIIGGEKTYESIIEKAHTIELTVVHEKFHGDAKFPKIDTKKWKKIYEFFYEKDKNHLFNYSFIRFEKKK is encoded by the coding sequence ATGAAAATAGTTCTGATTGCTGCTGTTTCAAAAAATGGATTCATAGGAAAAAACAATCAATTAATGTGGCATTTACCTAATGATTTAAAACGTTTTAAAAATTTAACTACGGGGGAAACAGTTTTGATGGGAAGAAAAACTTTCGAATCTATTGGAAAAATACTTCCGGAAAGAAAAAATATTATACTAACAAGAAATAAAATAAACCTTTTATATTTAAGAAATCAAAAAAATATTAGAATTATTTCTTCTATAAAACAGATAGAATATTTGACATATAAGAAAATATTTATCATAGGGGGAGAAAAGACATATGAATCCATAATTGAAAAAGCGCATACTATAGAATTAACAGTTGTTCATGAAAAATTTCATGGAGACGCTAAATTTCCAAAAATAGACACAAAAAAATGGAAAAAAATATATGAATTTTTTTATGAAAAAGATAAAAATCATTTATTTAACTACAGCTTTATTAGATTTGAAAAGAAAAAATAA
- the rsmA gene encoding 16S rRNA (adenine(1518)-N(6)/adenine(1519)-N(6))-dimethyltransferase RsmA encodes MHKLFFKKKFDQYFLRDQNIAKKIVNHLSFENYNTIVEVGPGLGILTKYLLKNPYNHIFLIEIDEELICFLKNNFPISKNQIIHRDFLKWNPEEISLQNFAVIGNFPYKISSQILFHILRYNQYIPECVGMFQKEVAKRITSHKGKKTYGILSVLVQTFYDVEYLFTVKEKVFFPIPNVQSAVIYLKRKNEPINCNKNMLFQCVKTAFNQRRKKLKNSLQFFKHIPNFYKIPFLNKRAEELSVKEFLQLTKEIEIRK; translated from the coding sequence ATGCATAAACTTTTTTTTAAAAAAAAATTTGATCAATACTTCTTAAGAGATCAGAATATAGCCAAAAAAATCGTCAATCATCTTTCTTTTGAAAATTACAATACAATAGTAGAGGTTGGTCCAGGATTAGGGATATTGACTAAATATTTGCTAAAAAATCCATACAATCATATTTTTTTGATAGAAATTGATGAAGAATTAATTTGTTTTTTAAAAAACAATTTTCCTATTTCTAAAAATCAAATCATTCATAGAGATTTTTTAAAATGGAACCCTGAAGAAATTAGCTTACAAAATTTTGCAGTTATTGGCAATTTTCCTTATAAAATTTCTTCTCAAATATTATTTCATATATTAAGATATAATCAATACATTCCAGAATGCGTTGGCATGTTTCAAAAAGAAGTAGCAAAACGAATTACATCTCATAAGGGGAAAAAAACTTATGGAATTTTATCAGTTCTAGTTCAAACATTTTATGATGTAGAATATCTTTTTACTGTAAAAGAAAAAGTATTTTTTCCTATACCTAATGTTCAGTCTGCAGTGATCTATTTAAAAAGAAAAAATGAACCCATTAACTGTAATAAAAATATGTTGTTTCAATGTGTTAAAACAGCCTTTAATCAAAGAAGGAAAAAATTAAAAAATTCTTTACAATTCTTCAAACATATTCCAAATTTTTACAAAATACCATTTTTAAACAAAAGAGCAGAAGAATTATCTGTAAAAGAATTTCTTCAATTAACAAAAGAAATAGAAATTAGGAAATGA
- a CDS encoding bifunctional 5,10-methylenetetrahydrofolate dehydrogenase/5,10-methenyltetrahydrofolate cyclohydrolase has translation MTKLLDGNLLAQKIRNEISRIIEKEMLNKNERIPHLGIILTGNNSSSITYVNNKIKECKNIGIQYSLIHLPINSSEEELLEEIKKMNQNPYIDGFIVQLPLEKHMNQDKIILSINPKKDVDGFHPENFGKMALDMNAFFPATALGILTLLERYKIEISGKYIVIIGRSRIVGKPTSLLMSRKSNPGNGTVTLTHSKTKNIEYYTKQADIIIVAVGIPGFLKGKMIKEGAIVVDVGIHNYEKKILGDVDFYSVNGKASYLTPVPGGIGPMTRVMLLKNTLIAALNNR, from the coding sequence ATTACTAAATTATTAGATGGAAATCTGTTAGCTCAAAAAATAAGAAATGAAATATCCAGGATTATAGAAAAAGAAATGTTAAACAAAAACGAGCGCATTCCTCATCTTGGCATTATTTTAACAGGGAATAATAGTTCTAGCATTACATATGTTAACAATAAAATTAAAGAATGCAAAAATATTGGAATTCAATATTCTTTAATCCATCTTCCTATAAATTCTTCAGAAGAAGAATTATTAGAAGAAATAAAAAAAATGAATCAAAATCCATATATAGATGGTTTTATAGTGCAATTACCTTTAGAAAAGCATATGAATCAAGATAAAATTATTTTATCTATCAATCCCAAAAAAGATGTAGATGGATTTCACCCCGAAAATTTTGGAAAAATGGCTTTGGACATGAATGCTTTCTTTCCTGCTACAGCATTAGGAATATTAACACTTTTAGAAAGATATAAAATTGAAATATCTGGAAAATATATTGTGATAATTGGTAGAAGTAGAATAGTGGGGAAACCAACGAGCCTACTTATGAGTAGAAAAAGTAATCCTGGTAATGGAACGGTAACACTTACTCATAGTAAAACTAAAAATATAGAATATTACACTAAACAAGCTGATATTATTATAGTAGCAGTAGGAATTCCAGGATTTCTTAAAGGAAAAATGATCAAAGAAGGAGCTATTGTTGTAGATGTAGGAATCCATAATTATGAAAAAAAAATATTAGGAGATGTTGATTTTTATAGTGTTAATGGAAAGGCCTCTTACCTTACTCCTGTTCCAGGAGGAATAGGGCCTATGACTCG
- a CDS encoding TPM domain-containing protein has product MKKIIQYILIILIYFCSNLIKGQFYVPEAPKKIYPVQDYAGVLSKKKIERLNQKLISYSKITSTEILVLIIQDLHGEDPNLLASQWGEKWRIGKLHKNNGIIILLSIRDRKISIQNGYGIEPYITDFLTIKILKTIKPLLKNNFYYQAIDHSTQEIFKILKNKYKYQKKQNHQIFYTWNLLTKISIFLILFFLFFLKKKTDTSLLNTLFITNFLFRNRNHSHDHDDDDNFDGFGGGGNFGGGGGSSNW; this is encoded by the coding sequence ATGAAAAAAATTATTCAATATATTTTAATTATTTTAATTTATTTTTGTTCAAATTTAATAAAAGGACAATTTTATGTTCCTGAAGCTCCAAAAAAAATATATCCTGTACAGGATTATGCTGGAGTTCTGTCCAAAAAGAAAATAGAAAGATTAAATCAAAAACTTATTTCATATTCGAAAATTACATCTACTGAGATTTTAGTTTTAATAATTCAGGATCTTCATGGAGAAGATCCAAATTTATTAGCTTCTCAATGGGGAGAAAAATGGAGAATTGGAAAGCTTCATAAAAATAATGGGATAATTATATTATTATCTATTCGTGATAGGAAAATATCTATTCAAAATGGATACGGGATCGAACCTTATATTACCGATTTTTTAACTATAAAGATTCTCAAAACAATAAAACCTCTATTGAAAAATAATTTTTATTATCAAGCTATAGATCACAGTACTCAGGAAATATTTAAAATATTAAAAAATAAATATAAATATCAAAAAAAACAGAATCATCAAATTTTTTATACATGGAATTTATTAACTAAAATTAGTATTTTTTTGATTCTATTTTTTTTATTTTTTTTGAAAAAAAAAACAGATACTTCATTATTAAATACGTTATTTATAACAAATTTTTTATTCAGAAATCGAAATCATTCTCATGACCATGATGATGATGATAATTTTGATGGATTTGGAGGGGGAGGAAATTTTGGAGGAGGAGGTGGCAGCAGTAATTGGTAA
- a CDS encoding bifunctional nuclease family protein: MDQFIRLAIRGISLSQIQSGIYVLLLEEESGRIKLPIIIESLQAQSIASALGKRDASRSFTHDLFLSFAKVFHIKLKAVVIYKLVNGIFFSYILLEGDYVEEEGKKIEKKEYKIDSKTSDAVALAVRFQAPIYTTREIFDKAGIYFENGFPIDKENDVSETEMENSGLLFFKEKSQQDLENMTEKDLNALLNHAVINECYELAARIKKELDRRE; the protein is encoded by the coding sequence ATGGATCAATTTATTAGATTAGCTATACGGGGAATATCCTTAAGTCAAATACAATCTGGTATATATGTTTTATTGCTTGAAGAAGAATCTGGAAGAATAAAACTTCCCATTATTATAGAGAGTTTGCAAGCTCAGTCCATTGCTTCCGCTTTAGGAAAAAGAGATGCATCTAGATCTTTTACTCATGATTTATTTCTTTCTTTTGCGAAAGTATTTCATATTAAATTAAAAGCAGTAGTTATATATAAATTAGTAAATGGAATATTTTTTTCTTATATTTTGTTGGAAGGGGATTACGTAGAAGAAGAAGGAAAAAAAATAGAGAAAAAAGAATATAAAATAGATTCAAAAACATCAGATGCAGTTGCTTTAGCCGTACGATTTCAAGCCCCTATTTATACAACAAGAGAAATTTTTGATAAAGCGGGCATTTATTTTGAAAATGGATTTCCTATTGACAAAGAAAATGACGTTTCTGAGACAGAAATGGAAAATAGTGGGCTTCTTTTTTTTAAAGAAAAAAGTCAACAGGATTTAGAAAATATGACAGAAAAAGATTTGAATGCTTTATTAAATCATGCGGTAATCAATGAATGTTATGAACTTGCGGCACGAATAAAAAAAGAATTAGATAGAAGAGAATAA
- a CDS encoding LemA family protein: MKKSFLIAIFSIFILISITALWITNTYNHLVKLNENIKTQWGQVENVYQRRTDLIPNLVNTVKGSANFEKNTLNKIIEARAKATSVSINRNDLNQNQINKFQQVQDQLNNSVNRFLLIVENYPNLKSTENFYELQNQLEGTENRINVERNRFNNKVNSFNIYRNQFPKIIIANFFYQFKEKGYFQSQIGSKKSPIIDFSSN; encoded by the coding sequence ATGAAAAAAAGTTTTCTAATAGCTATTTTTTCCATTTTTATTTTAATATCCATAACTGCATTATGGATAACTAATACATACAATCACTTAGTGAAACTTAACGAAAATATTAAAACACAATGGGGACAAGTCGAAAATGTTTATCAACGTAGAACGGACTTAATTCCAAATTTGGTAAATACAGTAAAAGGATCTGCAAATTTTGAAAAAAATACATTAAATAAAATTATAGAAGCTAGAGCAAAAGCTACTTCTGTTTCTATAAATAGAAATGATTTGAATCAAAATCAAATAAATAAATTTCAACAAGTACAAGATCAATTAAATAATTCTGTCAATAGATTTCTCTTGATTGTGGAAAATTATCCTAATCTTAAGTCAACGGAAAATTTTTATGAATTACAAAATCAATTAGAAGGAACAGAAAACAGGATTAATGTAGAAAGAAATCGTTTCAATAATAAAGTAAATAGTTTCAATATTTATAGAAATCAATTTCCAAAAATTATAATTGCGAACTTTTTTTATCAATTTAAAGAAAAAGGATATTTCCAATCTCAAATAGGATCCAAAAAGTCTCCAATTATAGATTTTTCTTCTAATTAG
- the ndk gene encoding nucleoside-diphosphate kinase encodes MIHHMYGKITLSIIKPDAVQKGHLIPILSQIVHAGFHIIALKMTKISQKSATKFYAEHQKKLFFKSLVKFMSSGPIVSVILEKKNAVKDFRILIGDTNPVYAKKGTIRNLYATSLEKNAIHGSDSNQNAFKECLFYFSSREIFYKKICN; translated from the coding sequence ATGATTCATCATATGTATGGAAAAATCACTCTTTCTATTATAAAGCCAGATGCAGTACAAAAAGGACATCTTATCCCTATTTTATCTCAAATAGTTCATGCTGGATTTCATATTATAGCGTTAAAAATGACGAAAATTTCACAAAAATCAGCTACAAAATTTTATGCAGAACATCAGAAAAAGTTGTTTTTCAAATCTTTAGTAAAGTTTATGTCTTCTGGGCCAATAGTCTCTGTTATATTAGAAAAAAAAAATGCCGTGAAAGATTTTAGAATTTTAATAGGAGACACGAATCCAGTGTACGCAAAAAAAGGAACTATACGAAATTTATATGCTACCTCTTTAGAAAAAAACGCAATACATGGATCTGATAGTAATCAAAATGCATTTAAAGAATGTTTGTTTTATTTTTCTAGTAGAGAAATTTTTTATAAAAAAATTTGTAATTAA
- the metF gene encoding methylenetetrahydrofolate reductase [NAD(P)H] has translation MKVTEHIAKAKKSLFSFEILPPLRGRDIKDIFSTLDPLMEFSPPFIDVTYHREEFIYVEKDNGLLQRRKISRRPGTVGICAAIMNKYGVDAVPHLICGGFSKQMTENALIDLNFLGIDNVLVLRGDPLKSDKSFIAQKDGHEYAVELVKQVKDLNLGKYLDKTFVEQKKSTLFDFCIGVAGYPEKHLEAPNIESDLFFLKKKVEAGADYIVTQMFFDNKEFFTFVKKCRSEGISVPIIPGIKPISSKKQLNGLPSRFYLNIPNELVKEVEKAKDKKNVSHIGIEWAIHQSKELKNSGVEVIHYYTMDKPENIYKIVQAVY, from the coding sequence ATGAAAGTGACTGAGCATATAGCTAAAGCAAAAAAAAGTTTATTTTCTTTTGAAATATTACCCCCTTTAAGAGGGCGTGATATTAAAGATATATTTTCTACTTTAGATCCATTAATGGAATTTAGTCCCCCTTTTATTGATGTCACTTATCATCGAGAAGAATTCATTTACGTAGAAAAAGATAATGGGCTTTTACAGAGAAGAAAAATATCAAGACGTCCAGGAACCGTAGGTATTTGTGCTGCTATTATGAATAAATATGGAGTTGACGCCGTTCCTCATCTAATTTGTGGAGGATTTAGTAAACAAATGACAGAAAATGCTTTAATAGATCTCAATTTTTTGGGAATAGATAACGTTTTGGTGCTTAGAGGGGATCCTCTAAAATCTGATAAAAGTTTTATTGCACAAAAAGATGGACACGAATATGCAGTTGAACTCGTAAAACAAGTTAAAGATTTGAATTTAGGAAAATATCTTGATAAAACTTTTGTTGAACAAAAAAAATCTACATTATTTGATTTTTGTATTGGAGTAGCAGGGTATCCAGAAAAACATTTAGAAGCTCCAAATATAGAAAGTGATTTATTTTTTTTGAAAAAAAAAGTAGAAGCAGGAGCTGATTATATTGTGACTCAAATGTTTTTTGATAACAAAGAATTTTTTACTTTTGTAAAAAAATGTAGATCAGAAGGTATTTCTGTTCCTATTATCCCCGGTATTAAACCTATTTCCTCTAAAAAACAATTAAATGGTCTTCCCTCTCGTTTTTATTTAAATATTCCCAATGAATTAGTAAAAGAAGTGGAAAAAGCTAAAGATAAAAAAAATGTATCTCATATTGGAATTGAATGGGCTATTCATCAATCTAAGGAACTAAAAAATTCTGGTGTAGAAGTAATTCATTATTATACTATGGATAAACCAGAAAATATTTACAAAATAGTTCAAGCTGTTTATTGA
- a CDS encoding pyruvate dehydrogenase complex E1 component subunit beta gives MKEKSFREVIAEAMSEEMRRDDTIYLMGEEVAKYNGAYKASKGMLEEFGPKRVIDTPISELGFSGIGIGSAMNGCRPIIEFMTFNFSLVAMDQIINNAAKIRYMSGGQWNIPIVFRGPTGSAGQLGATHSQSFESWYASCPGLKVVIPCNPYDAKGLLKSSIRDNNPVIFMESEQMYGDKMMIPDEEYILPIGQADVKKEGTDISLVSFGKIMKIALNVAYKLDKENISVEVIDIRTIRPLDYESILFSVQKTNRLVILEESWPFSSIASEISYFIQKKAFDYLDAPVNRVSLLDTPAPYASNLVKNWFPNEEKIINAIKKTLYIQ, from the coding sequence ATGAAAGAAAAAAGTTTTCGTGAAGTTATAGCAGAAGCTATGAGTGAAGAAATGAGAAGAGATGACACTATTTATCTCATGGGAGAAGAAGTTGCTAAATATAATGGGGCTTACAAAGCCTCTAAAGGAATGTTAGAAGAATTCGGTCCAAAAAGAGTTATTGATACACCTATATCGGAATTAGGGTTTTCTGGAATTGGAATCGGCTCTGCTATGAATGGATGTCGACCTATTATAGAGTTCATGACTTTTAATTTTTCTTTAGTTGCTATGGATCAAATTATTAATAATGCAGCAAAAATACGTTATATGAGTGGAGGGCAATGGAATATTCCCATTGTTTTTAGAGGGCCTACTGGTTCTGCTGGACAATTAGGAGCCACACATTCTCAATCTTTTGAAAGTTGGTATGCAAGTTGTCCTGGATTAAAAGTAGTGATTCCGTGTAATCCTTATGATGCAAAAGGTCTTTTAAAGTCTTCTATCAGAGATAACAATCCAGTAATTTTTATGGAATCTGAACAAATGTATGGAGATAAAATGATGATTCCAGATGAAGAATACATTCTTCCTATTGGGCAAGCAGATGTAAAAAAAGAAGGAACTGACATTAGTTTAGTGTCTTTTGGAAAAATTATGAAGATAGCTTTAAATGTGGCATATAAATTAGATAAAGAAAACATTAGTGTAGAGGTGATAGATATTCGTACTATACGTCCATTAGATTATGAATCTATTCTATTTTCAGTACAAAAAACTAACCGTTTAGTAATTTTAGAAGAATCATGGCCTTTTTCATCTATCGCTTCTGAAATTTCATATTTTATACAAAAAAAAGCATTTGATTATCTTGATGCTCCTGTTAATAGAGTTTCTTTATTAGATACACCCGCTCCTTATGCTTCTAATTTAGTAAAAAATTGGTTTCCTAATGAAGAAAAAATAATCAATGCTATAAAAAAAACTCTTTATATCCAATAA
- a CDS encoding valine--tRNA ligase has product MDIPIKYDHKSVEKKRYHYWMKGNYFSSYPDERIPYAIVMPPPNVTGILHIGHMLNNTIQDVLIRYARMKGYNVCWIPGVDHASIATEAKVVHQLKKRGLSKILLGREKFLYHVMKWSNKHKNIIFDQLKKFGCSCDWNRTQFTMSPKLSQSVTKVFIDLYNKGYIYRGYHVVNWDPEAQTTLSDEEVFYKEHIGKLYYLKYKIKGEENYVTVATTRPETIFGDTAICYHPDDIRYDHLKGKYAQIPIVNRYIPIIQDSYVDPNFGTGCLKITPAHDIHDKNIADKHKLEIIEIFNKNATLNEKGLHYQGLDRFEVRKQVIEELNKLEFLNSIEKINHKVGFSERTLSVVEQRLSLQWFLKMKKISIPAVEAVKSGDIKFYPKKFHKTYLKWMSQIRDWNISRQLWWGHRIPVYYYGKKINDFVVAENLDQALEKARHKSKNPYLSYNEIWQDPDVLDTWFSSWLLPLSVFDGIYHPDNHEIIYYYPTEEIVTGSDILFFWVARMIISGFLLKNHKPFKRVYFTGIVRDYENNKISKSLNNSPNPIDLINKYGADAVRMVLMLKNSVGKDFHFEEKICLQGKNFSNKIWNAFRLIQSWKVTKNQYAPDYSLLAIKWLKNRFYYVLDIFEKSFQEYRLDESLMILYKFVWYDFCSIFLEIIKPIYGSKCVAEMVYSNVVKFFENILKLLHPYMPFISEEIWNLIKIREPKEALIISSWPEKKFYDYDILVSFERATEIISKIRNIRNQNHISHKARLVLFSIRKKEKEYDPIILKLANLSEIVTVSKEPKNVPFFSFLLDTDQFFLSLDQKRCSYNHMDIVKIENKIQYFYNLLSMIRKNLYNNKYVASVPKNLLLKERKKENDTLNKIDKLKVYLKFLKKNR; this is encoded by the coding sequence ATGGATATTCCTATTAAATATGATCACAAATCCGTGGAGAAAAAAAGATATCATTATTGGATGAAAGGGAATTATTTTTCATCTTATCCAGATGAGAGAATTCCTTATGCTATAGTAATGCCACCTCCAAATGTGACTGGTATCCTTCATATAGGACATATGCTGAATAATACGATACAAGATGTTTTAATTAGATATGCTAGAATGAAAGGATATAATGTTTGTTGGATTCCAGGGGTGGATCATGCTTCTATTGCTACAGAAGCAAAAGTTGTTCATCAGTTAAAAAAAAGAGGATTATCTAAGATTTTATTAGGAAGAGAAAAATTCTTGTATCATGTAATGAAATGGTCGAATAAGCATAAAAACATTATTTTTGATCAACTTAAAAAATTTGGATGTTCATGTGATTGGAATCGCACTCAATTTACGATGAGTCCAAAATTATCTCAATCTGTAACAAAAGTTTTTATAGATTTATATAATAAAGGATACATATATAGAGGTTATCATGTCGTTAATTGGGATCCTGAAGCTCAAACTACTCTTTCTGATGAAGAAGTTTTTTATAAAGAACATATTGGAAAACTTTATTATTTGAAATATAAAATAAAAGGAGAAGAAAATTATGTAACTGTAGCTACAACTCGTCCTGAAACTATATTTGGTGATACTGCAATTTGTTATCATCCAGACGACATCCGTTATGATCATTTGAAAGGAAAATACGCTCAAATTCCAATAGTCAATAGATATATTCCAATTATACAAGATTCATATGTAGATCCCAATTTTGGAACTGGATGTTTAAAAATTACTCCGGCTCATGATATACATGATAAAAATATAGCAGATAAACATAAATTAGAGATCATAGAAATTTTTAATAAAAATGCAACTTTAAATGAAAAGGGCCTTCATTATCAAGGGTTAGATCGTTTTGAAGTAAGAAAACAAGTTATAGAAGAACTTAATAAGTTAGAATTCTTGAATTCTATAGAAAAAATTAATCATAAAGTAGGTTTTTCGGAACGAACTTTATCAGTGGTTGAACAAAGATTATCTCTTCAATGGTTTTTGAAAATGAAAAAGATATCTATTCCTGCTGTTGAAGCTGTAAAAAGTGGAGACATTAAATTTTATCCCAAAAAATTTCATAAAACTTATCTTAAATGGATGAGTCAAATTCGTGATTGGAATATATCTAGACAATTATGGTGGGGACATCGTATTCCTGTTTATTATTATGGTAAAAAAATTAATGATTTTGTAGTTGCAGAAAATTTAGATCAAGCATTAGAAAAAGCAAGACATAAAAGTAAAAATCCATATTTAAGTTATAATGAAATATGGCAAGATCCGGATGTTTTAGATACTTGGTTTTCTTCTTGGTTATTGCCTTTATCTGTCTTTGATGGAATTTATCATCCTGATAATCATGAAATTATTTATTATTATCCTACTGAAGAGATAGTGACAGGTTCAGATATATTATTTTTTTGGGTTGCACGTATGATTATTTCTGGTTTTTTATTAAAAAATCATAAACCCTTTAAAAGGGTTTATTTCACTGGAATTGTTAGAGATTATGAAAATAATAAAATATCAAAGTCATTAAATAATTCTCCGAATCCTATAGATTTAATAAATAAATACGGAGCGGATGCTGTTCGTATGGTCCTGATGCTCAAAAATAGTGTAGGAAAAGATTTTCATTTTGAAGAAAAAATATGTTTACAAGGAAAAAATTTTTCTAATAAAATATGGAATGCTTTTCGTTTAATTCAGAGTTGGAAAGTGACAAAAAATCAATATGCTCCTGATTATTCTTTACTTGCTATTAAATGGTTAAAAAATCGTTTTTATTATGTTTTGGATATTTTTGAAAAATCTTTCCAAGAATATAGATTAGATGAATCATTAATGATTTTGTATAAGTTTGTTTGGTACGATTTTTGTTCGATTTTTCTTGAAATAATCAAACCTATTTATGGGAGTAAATGTGTAGCAGAGATGGTGTACTCAAATGTTGTTAAATTTTTTGAAAATATATTGAAATTATTGCATCCATATATGCCTTTTATATCAGAAGAAATTTGGAATCTTATTAAGATAAGAGAGCCAAAAGAGGCTCTAATAATTTCTTCTTGGCCTGAAAAAAAATTTTATGATTATGATATTTTAGTCTCTTTTGAAAGAGCTACCGAAATCATATCCAAAATACGAAATATTAGAAATCAGAATCATATTTCTCATAAAGCAAGACTTGTTTTATTTTCTATAAGAAAAAAAGAAAAAGAATATGATCCTATTATATTAAAATTAGCTAATCTATCTGAAATAGTTACTGTATCAAAAGAACCTAAAAATGTTCCATTTTTTTCTTTTTTATTAGATACAGATCAATTTTTTTTATCTTTAGATCAAAAAAGATGTTCTTATAATCACATGGACATTGTTAAAATAGAAAATAAAATTCAATATTTTTATAATTTATTGTCTATGATTCGAAAAAATTTATATAATAATAAATATGTGGCTTCTGTTCCAAAAAATTTACTTTTGAAAGAAAGAAAAAAAGAAAATGACACATTAAATAAAATTGATAAACTTAAGGTATATTTAAAATTTTTAAAAAAAAATAGATAA
- the serS gene encoding serine--tRNA ligase, protein MLQTSFIRKNKIKVLLGLEKRNFKKLHLINEILILDEKKKTAQNVFNKILEKENLISKKIGRILISYNDGSQVKVKDLKEKSFFLKKERNKIHIKLEKISKILENKLNQIPNIPDEEVKKDSEIHDVLCQEGEINCSIINPLPHWELSKKFCLFDSNLGTKICGSGFIVYMGKGAKLQRSLIQYFLDQNIQASYQEYSLPYIINEKSGYATGQIPDKENQMYLIEKDNFYLIPTGEVPIMNCYRDRILTDLDLPIKATTYTSCFRREAGSYGSKVRGLNRLHQFEKVEIIQITTPDSSFFSLNEMILHVKNILKSLNLPFRIVRLNGPDLGFSSAITYDFEVYSMAQKKWLEVSSISNCTNFQSKRLHLRYKNITGNIELCHTLNGSALALPRIMAALLENNQTENKINIPKVLVPYTKFDHIK, encoded by the coding sequence ATGCTTCAAACCTCTTTTATACGAAAAAATAAAATAAAAGTTTTATTGGGACTAGAAAAACGTAATTTTAAAAAATTACATTTAATAAATGAAATACTAATTTTAGACGAAAAAAAAAAAACAGCTCAAAATGTTTTCAATAAAATATTGGAAAAAGAAAATTTAATATCAAAAAAAATAGGTCGAATTTTAATTTCATATAATGATGGTTCTCAAGTAAAAGTAAAAGATTTAAAAGAAAAATCTTTTTTTCTAAAAAAAGAAAGAAACAAGATTCATATTAAATTAGAAAAAATTTCTAAAATTTTAGAAAATAAATTAAATCAAATTCCTAACATTCCTGATGAGGAAGTCAAAAAAGATTCTGAAATTCATGATGTTCTTTGCCAAGAAGGAGAAATTAATTGTTCCATCATAAATCCTTTACCTCATTGGGAGTTATCTAAAAAATTTTGTTTATTCGATTCGAATTTAGGAACCAAAATATGTGGATCCGGTTTTATAGTTTACATGGGAAAAGGAGCTAAATTACAAAGAAGTTTAATACAATATTTTTTAGACCAAAACATACAAGCTTCATATCAAGAATACAGTTTGCCTTATATTATTAATGAAAAATCTGGATATGCAACAGGACAAATTCCTGATAAAGAGAATCAAATGTATTTGATAGAAAAAGATAACTTTTATTTGATTCCTACTGGAGAAGTTCCTATTATGAATTGTTATAGAGATAGAATCCTTACTGATTTAGATCTTCCTATTAAAGCAACGACTTATACTTCTTGCTTTAGAAGAGAAGCAGGTTCTTATGGTTCAAAAGTTAGAGGGCTAAATAGGTTACATCAGTTTGAAAAAGTAGAAATTATTCAAATAACTACACCAGATTCTTCTTTTTTTTCTCTGAATGAAATGATTTTACATGTAAAAAATATTTTAAAATCTTTAAATTTACCCTTTCGTATTGTTCGTTTAAATGGTCCAGATCTTGGATTTTCTTCTGCTATAACTTATGATTTTGAAGTTTATTCTATGGCACAAAAAAAATGGCTAGAAGTAAGTTCTATATCAAATTGTACTAATTTTCAATCAAAAAGATTACATCTTAGATATAAGAATATTACAGGAAATATAGAATTGTGTCATACTCTTAATGGAAGTGCTTTAGCTTTGCCACGAATAATGGCTGCTTTATTAGAAAATAATCAAACTGAAAATAAAATTAATATTCCTAAAGTTTTGGTTCCTTATACAAAATTTGATCATATTAAATAA